One window of the Tetragenococcus koreensis genome contains the following:
- a CDS encoding 5-formyltetrahydrofolate cyclo-ligase: MDKTQLRQQAIEKLEDLSVHLAKKQKKEQQITTLLFHSKLWKEAKTVGMVRSQSFEFNTEPIITKALNQGKKVVVPKTLPERQLGFYEIDENTVYQLSDFGIEEPVSNLFVTKDEIDLMLVPGLIFSRKGYRIGFGKGYYDRFLQGFNGKTCGLVFSEQLNNDWQPEDFDQPVMRIYTDTVEGSFSYE; encoded by the coding sequence ATGGATAAAACGCAATTACGACAACAAGCAATTGAAAAGCTAGAAGATCTGAGCGTACATTTAGCAAAAAAACAAAAAAAGGAACAGCAAATTACCACCCTGCTGTTTCATTCGAAATTATGGAAAGAAGCAAAAACGGTTGGAATGGTCCGTTCACAATCGTTTGAATTTAATACAGAACCGATCATAACAAAAGCTTTAAATCAAGGTAAAAAGGTAGTTGTCCCTAAAACTTTGCCGGAACGCCAACTAGGCTTTTATGAAATCGATGAAAATACGGTTTATCAATTGTCTGATTTTGGCATAGAAGAACCAGTTAGTAATTTATTTGTGACAAAAGACGAGATTGATCTGATGTTGGTTCCTGGGTTGATTTTTTCAAGGAAAGGATATCGGATCGGATTTGGTAAAGGCTACTATGATCGTTTTTTACAAGGATTTAACGGAAAAACTTGTGGACTGGTGTTTTCTGAACAGTTAAATAATGATTGGCAACCAGAAGATTTTGATCAGCCAGTGATGCGAATTTATACGGATACCGTTGAAGGGAGTTTTAGCTATGAATAA
- a CDS encoding galactokinase: MKNEIQEIFARIFDAPAPNVYFAPGRINLIGEHTDYNGGDVFPAAITLGTYAVAQKRDDRRVRLYSENFSEKGIIEFNLDDLTYKKADDWANYPKGMFHFLKEAGFSIEKGLDVAFYGNILNGAGLSSSASIELLTGVMLRDLFDLSIDMLDLVKLGQKTENQFIGVNSGIMDQFAIGMGQVDHALLLDTNTLDYEVVPADFGAYVLAIMNTNKQRKLTASKYNERRSECEQALKSLQEGLTIHSLGELDSETFFANTHLIKNELLVKRAKHAVTENERTKKAKAALQKGDLVEFGKLLNASHTSLQNDYEVTGKELDTLVHTAQQHPGVLGARMTGAGFGGCAIALVKKTEWSAFVKDVSQTYLDKIGYPTDIYQANIDDGARKL, from the coding sequence ATGAAAAATGAAATACAAGAAATTTTTGCGAGGATTTTCGATGCACCAGCACCCAATGTTTATTTTGCCCCAGGTAGGATTAATTTGATTGGTGAACATACCGATTACAATGGCGGTGATGTGTTTCCAGCGGCGATTACTTTAGGTACATATGCTGTGGCACAAAAAAGGGACGATCGTCGTGTCCGTCTTTATTCGGAAAACTTTTCTGAAAAAGGAATCATTGAATTTAATTTAGATGATTTAACTTATAAAAAGGCCGATGATTGGGCAAATTATCCAAAAGGGATGTTTCACTTTTTAAAAGAAGCGGGTTTTTCTATTGAGAAAGGGCTGGATGTTGCGTTTTATGGGAATATTCTTAATGGAGCAGGTCTTTCCTCTTCGGCTTCGATTGAATTGCTGACAGGAGTTATGTTGCGTGACTTATTTGATTTATCTATCGATATGCTGGATTTAGTGAAATTAGGACAAAAAACAGAAAATCAGTTCATTGGAGTAAATTCAGGGATAATGGATCAATTTGCTATCGGTATGGGACAAGTAGATCATGCTTTATTACTTGATACTAATACATTAGATTATGAAGTGGTTCCAGCTGATTTTGGAGCCTACGTTTTGGCGATTATGAATACGAATAAACAACGAAAATTAACGGCTTCAAAATATAATGAACGTCGCAGTGAATGTGAACAGGCATTAAAAAGTTTGCAAGAAGGATTAACGATTCATTCATTAGGAGAGCTAGATAGTGAAACTTTTTTTGCTAATACTCATTTGATAAAAAATGAGTTGTTAGTTAAACGAGCAAAACATGCAGTCACTGAAAATGAACGGACAAAAAAAGCGAAAGCAGCTTTACAAAAAGGCGACTTAGTCGAATTTGGAAAATTACTGAATGCATCTCATACTTCATTGCAAAATGATTATGAGGTGACTGGAAAAGAACTAGATACACTTGTTCATACTGCTCAACAACATCCTGGCGTATTGGGCGCACGTATGACTGGTGCGGGCTTTGGGGGCTGTGCGATTGCATTGGTGAAGAAAACAGAATGGTCTGCTTTTGTTAAAGATGTTTCGCAAACTTATTTAGACAAAATTGGTTACCCGACAGATATTTATCAGGCAAATATTGATGATGGAGCTAGAAAGCTATAA
- the tsaB gene encoding tRNA (adenosine(37)-N6)-threonylcarbamoyltransferase complex dimerization subunit type 1 TsaB codes for MKVLAMDTSSQTMAVAVMEDQAILGQIQTMVNKTHSKTLMPAIDYLMKNINLTPADLDRIAVAQGPGSYTGLRIGVTTAKTLADTLPAELVGISSLKVIAANCIGESDLIVPLFDARRENVYAGVYQWQNHALVNVLADQHLSFEKLLEHLKDKTCLFVGADVKKFQASIVEKLPLAKINSVVQWDYPNGVVLNQLAQKEKPVEDIHQFLPNYLKRVEAEEKWLQTHQIGAEDYVEKI; via the coding sequence ATGAAAGTACTAGCAATGGATACTTCTAGTCAAACGATGGCAGTTGCCGTCATGGAAGACCAGGCAATCCTGGGCCAAATACAAACAATGGTAAATAAAACACATAGTAAAACACTGATGCCAGCGATTGATTACTTAATGAAAAATATTAATTTGACACCAGCTGATTTGGATCGAATCGCAGTTGCTCAAGGTCCAGGCTCTTATACTGGATTACGTATTGGTGTAACTACCGCCAAGACATTAGCAGATACGTTGCCCGCTGAGTTAGTTGGTATTTCAAGTTTAAAAGTTATTGCAGCCAATTGTATCGGCGAATCGGATTTGATTGTACCGCTCTTTGATGCACGGAGGGAAAATGTTTACGCAGGTGTTTATCAATGGCAAAATCATGCGTTAGTTAATGTTTTAGCGGATCAACATCTGTCATTTGAGAAGTTACTAGAGCATTTAAAAGATAAAACCTGTCTTTTTGTAGGCGCTGATGTAAAAAAATTTCAAGCATCAATTGTAGAAAAGCTTCCTTTAGCAAAAATCAATTCGGTTGTCCAATGGGATTATCCAAACGGTGTCGTGCTTAATCAGTTGGCCCAAAAAGAAAAACCGGTGGAAGATATTCATCAATTTTTACCTAACTATTTAAAACGAGTTGAAGCTGAAGAAAAATGGTTACAAACCCATCAAATTGGAGCAGAAGACTATGTTGAAAAGATTTAG
- a CDS encoding LysM peptidoglycan-binding domain-containing protein: MKFSKTLLFSTVLVAGATLALGTSEANADEVYTVQANDSLSKISMKFAGDNSLINAIAEDNNIADTNMIFEGTQLTIATDGSSSKKAPVQQEAKAQQPAQQEVQQQEVKEPAQQAAPKKQESSSNQSSSAGSSSAKEWIANKESSGSYSATNGRYIGRYQLDSSYLNGDHSAANQEKVANQYVNDRYGSWEGAKSFWQSHGWY; encoded by the coding sequence ATGAAATTTAGTAAAACTCTTTTATTTAGTACAGTATTAGTAGCAGGAGCAACATTGGCACTTGGTACAAGCGAAGCAAATGCAGATGAAGTTTACACTGTTCAAGCAAATGATTCATTATCAAAAATCTCAATGAAATTTGCAGGCGATAATAGCTTAATTAATGCAATCGCAGAAGACAATAACATTGCAGATACAAATATGATCTTTGAAGGAACTCAATTAACAATTGCAACAGATGGTTCTTCTAGCAAAAAAGCTCCAGTACAACAAGAAGCAAAAGCTCAACAACCTGCTCAACAAGAAGTACAACAACAAGAAGTTAAAGAACCTGCTCAACAAGCAGCTCCTAAAAAACAAGAATCAAGCTCAAACCAATCTTCTTCAGCAGGTTCATCTTCTGCAAAAGAATGGATTGCAAATAAAGAATCTAGTGGTTCTTACTCTGCAACAAATGGTCGTTACATCGGTCGTTATCAATTAGATTCATCTTACTTGAATGGTGACCATTCAGCAGCAAACCAAGAAAAAGTAGCTAATCAATATGTTAATGATCGCTATGGTTCTTGGGAAGGCGCTAAGAGCTTCTGGCAATCACACGGCTGGTATTAA
- the galE gene encoding UDP-glucose 4-epimerase GalE, whose amino-acid sequence MTILVLGGAGYIGSHAVDQLINQGYKVAVIDNLLTGHQEAIHHKAHFYQGDIRDQEFVRSVFAKESIEGVIHFAASSLVGESVEKPLKYFNNNVSGTEIVLEVMHEFDVKYIVFSSTAATYGEPEDNPITETTPTNPKNPYGESKLMMEKMMRWCDEAYAMKFVALRYFNVAGAKADASIGEDHNPETHLIPIILEVALGQRDQLAIFGDDYNTEDGTCVRDYVHVEDLIAAHILALEYLRAGNSSNIFNLGSNSGYSVKQMLEAAREVTGKEIPAKVAPRRAGDPSTLVAASDKAKTILGWQPQYTDVKKIIETAWNWHAKRPHGYQE is encoded by the coding sequence ATGACAATTCTAGTATTAGGCGGAGCAGGATATATCGGCTCGCATGCTGTTGATCAGCTAATTAATCAAGGGTACAAGGTGGCAGTAATTGACAATCTATTAACTGGTCATCAAGAGGCCATTCATCATAAAGCTCATTTTTATCAAGGCGATATTCGCGACCAAGAATTTGTTCGTTCAGTATTTGCAAAAGAATCCATTGAAGGCGTCATTCATTTTGCCGCTAGCTCGTTGGTTGGTGAGTCCGTTGAAAAGCCGTTGAAATACTTTAATAATAATGTTTCTGGTACTGAAATCGTATTAGAAGTAATGCATGAATTTGACGTGAAATATATTGTCTTTTCTTCCACTGCAGCGACATATGGAGAACCAGAAGATAATCCAATTACTGAAACAACACCCACAAATCCCAAAAATCCTTATGGCGAAAGTAAATTGATGATGGAAAAAATGATGCGTTGGTGTGATGAAGCGTATGCAATGAAATTTGTTGCCTTGCGTTATTTCAACGTGGCAGGCGCTAAAGCAGATGCTTCCATTGGTGAAGATCATAATCCTGAGACCCATTTAATCCCCATTATTTTAGAAGTGGCGCTCGGTCAAAGAGACCAATTAGCGATTTTTGGCGATGACTATAATACTGAAGATGGGACTTGTGTGCGCGATTATGTGCATGTAGAAGATCTAATAGCTGCTCATATTTTAGCTTTAGAGTATCTAAGAGCAGGCAATTCTAGCAACATCTTTAATTTAGGAAGTAATTCTGGTTATTCTGTTAAACAAATGCTGGAAGCAGCCAGAGAAGTCACCGGTAAAGAAATCCCAGCTAAAGTGGCTCCTCGCCGTGCGGGTGATCCTAGTACTTTAGTCGCTGCTAGCGATAAAGCTAAAACTATCTTAGGTTGGCAACCCCAATATACCGATGTGAAGAAAATTATCGAAACAGCTTGGAATTGGCATGCCAAACGTCCGCATGGCTACCAAGAGTGA
- the rimI gene encoding ribosomal protein S18-alanine N-acetyltransferase translates to MLKRFRSAISAFHHKEGYITHEQEIADKKFIVREMSTNDIKELLQLEKVIYAGELPWARSAFLAELYSRYVHLYLCILYQDQIVGFVGIRLFFDDAHITHVAVHPNFQKTGIGSLLIKEVEAFAYRQHCQTISLEVRISNIDAKRLYRKLGYETKKRMTQYYKIGNEDALYMVKKVE, encoded by the coding sequence ATGTTGAAAAGATTTAGATCCGCGATCTCGGCCTTTCATCACAAAGAAGGTTATATTACACATGAACAAGAAATTGCGGATAAAAAATTTATTGTACGTGAAATGTCTACCAATGATATCAAAGAGCTGCTGCAATTAGAGAAAGTAATCTATGCAGGAGAACTGCCTTGGGCACGTAGCGCTTTTTTAGCGGAGTTATATTCACGTTATGTTCATTTATATCTGTGTATCTTATATCAAGACCAGATTGTCGGATTTGTTGGGATCCGTTTATTTTTTGATGACGCGCATATTACTCACGTGGCTGTGCACCCCAACTTCCAAAAAACTGGGATTGGTTCGCTATTGATAAAAGAAGTAGAGGCCTTTGCCTATCGCCAACATTGTCAAACGATTTCTTTAGAAGTACGAATTAGTAATATTGACGCTAAGCGGTTGTATCGCAAGTTGGGCTATGAAACAAAAAAGCGAATGACGCAATATTATAAAATCGGTAACGAAGATGCCCTTTATATGGTAAAGAAGGTAGAATGA
- the rpmG gene encoding 50S ribosomal protein L33, producing MRVNITLECTSCKERNYLTSKNKRNNPDRLEKKKYCPRERKVTLHRETK from the coding sequence ATGCGTGTAAACATTACATTAGAATGTACTTCTTGCAAAGAACGCAATTATTTAACAAGTAAAAACAAACGTAACAACCCTGATCGCTTGGAAAAAAAGAAATATTGTCCACGTGAAAGAAAAGTTACTTTGCATCGCGAAACAAAATAA
- a CDS encoding LacI family DNA-binding transcriptional regulator produces the protein MATIKDIANKAGVSPATVSRVLNYDPHLSVGTATKQKIFEIAEKLNYTKHQQKTRPQMVVRLVQWYNSEEELEDLYYLAIRLGIEKKAEELGIQLIKVSLDQLADSNTQATIALGKFDPQQIEQLEKHSETLLFVDSTGAISGHNAIVVDFRQGIERVVDHFIREKHEKIGILSGVEHTKESQYQIEDPRLNYFKEQLKQLKLYQEKYHIEGPFTVEGGYQAMKHYLDFTQDLPTALFASSDALAIGAMRAISECGLSIPKDISLIAFNDLSVSKYVNPRLSTVRVYTEWMGELAVITLLELTKETAPVARKIIVETELVLRESTLSSEIK, from the coding sequence TTGGCAACAATTAAAGATATTGCAAATAAAGCAGGAGTTTCTCCTGCCACAGTTTCGCGTGTATTAAATTATGATCCGCATTTATCTGTTGGAACTGCTACCAAACAAAAAATTTTTGAAATAGCCGAAAAATTAAACTATACAAAGCACCAACAAAAAACGAGACCACAAATGGTAGTACGTTTAGTTCAATGGTATAATAGCGAAGAAGAATTAGAAGATCTTTATTATCTCGCCATTCGCTTAGGAATTGAAAAAAAGGCAGAAGAATTAGGCATTCAATTAATTAAGGTTTCGCTAGATCAGTTGGCTGATTCAAATACACAAGCCACAATTGCCTTGGGGAAGTTTGACCCTCAACAAATTGAACAATTAGAAAAACATTCTGAAACGTTATTATTTGTTGATTCAACAGGTGCGATTTCAGGCCACAATGCAATCGTTGTCGATTTTCGTCAAGGTATTGAGCGAGTCGTTGATCATTTTATTCGCGAAAAACACGAAAAAATTGGCATCCTTTCAGGAGTTGAACATACTAAAGAAAGTCAATATCAGATTGAAGATCCACGTTTAAACTATTTTAAGGAACAATTGAAGCAGTTGAAATTGTATCAGGAAAAATATCATATTGAAGGACCATTTACTGTTGAAGGTGGATATCAGGCGATGAAACATTATTTGGATTTCACCCAGGATTTGCCAACGGCTTTATTTGCTTCTAGCGATGCATTGGCCATAGGAGCGATGCGCGCGATCAGTGAGTGCGGTCTGTCCATTCCTAAAGATATTTCCTTGATCGCTTTTAATGATTTGAGCGTCTCGAAATACGTTAATCCGAGGCTTTCTACTGTCCGTGTCTATACTGAATGGATGGGTGAATTAGCTGTTATTACTTTGTTAGAATTAACAAAAGAAACAGCACCAGTAGCTCGTAAGATTATAGTAGAGACCGAACTGGTATTACGAGAATCGACTTTATCAAGCGAAATTAAATAA
- a CDS encoding DUF3042 family protein, whose protein sequence is MKKFTAGFILGSLATTAATVCLVQSVKKQVIEPIEEKEAMIDANRKKARRKSFAR, encoded by the coding sequence ATGAAAAAATTTACAGCTGGATTTATTCTAGGCTCTTTGGCGACTACTGCCGCAACTGTTTGCTTAGTACAATCTGTCAAAAAGCAAGTCATCGAACCAATTGAAGAAAAAGAAGCGATGATTGATGCTAATCGTAAAAAAGCACGTCGTAAAAGCTTCGCTAGATAA
- a CDS encoding ROK family glucokinase, producing the protein MAEEKIIGIDLGGTTVKFAILTTQGEIQQKWSIQTNILDEGSHIVPDIVESINHRLNLYNMQAEDFIGIGMGTPGSVDRKKGTVIGAYNLNWKTTQPVKEQIEKGTGIPFTLDNDANVAALGERWKGAGDNEPDVVFITLGTGVGGGIVMEGDLLHGAAGCAGEIGHITVDPDGFECTCGKKGCLETIASATGIVRVARKLSEEYAGASELKQLLDSGEEVTSKDVFELAEEEDQLAMMVVDNICYYLGLACGNIGNLLNPSSLILGGGVSAAGEFLRSKVVAYFKQFTFPQVTESTRIKLAQLGNDAGIIGAASLALKLEE; encoded by the coding sequence ATGGCTGAAGAAAAAATTATAGGAATTGATTTAGGAGGCACAACTGTCAAATTTGCTATTTTGACAACACAAGGTGAAATCCAGCAAAAATGGAGCATTCAAACCAACATTTTAGATGAAGGTTCGCATATAGTGCCAGATATCGTGGAATCGATTAATCATCGTCTGAATTTATATAATATGCAAGCAGAAGATTTTATTGGCATCGGTATGGGAACACCTGGTAGTGTCGACCGAAAAAAAGGGACCGTTATTGGTGCTTATAATTTAAACTGGAAAACTACTCAGCCAGTCAAAGAACAAATCGAAAAAGGGACGGGGATTCCTTTTACGCTGGATAATGACGCCAATGTAGCGGCTTTAGGCGAACGCTGGAAAGGCGCAGGTGATAACGAGCCGGATGTAGTATTCATTACACTAGGTACAGGTGTTGGTGGTGGTATTGTGATGGAAGGCGACCTCTTACACGGGGCAGCGGGTTGTGCTGGGGAGATTGGTCATATTACAGTGGATCCCGATGGTTTTGAATGTACTTGCGGCAAAAAGGGGTGTCTTGAAACAATTGCCAGTGCTACCGGAATTGTTCGAGTGGCACGTAAGCTATCAGAAGAATATGCTGGGGCTTCTGAATTAAAGCAGCTTTTAGATAGTGGGGAAGAAGTTACTAGTAAAGATGTTTTTGAATTAGCAGAAGAAGAGGATCAGCTTGCGATGATGGTGGTAGATAATATTTGCTATTATTTAGGTCTAGCATGTGGCAATATTGGGAATCTTTTGAATCCATCGTCATTGATACTAGGCGGTGGAGTTTCAGCAGCAGGTGAATTCTTACGCTCGAAAGTGGTGGCCTATTTTAAACAATTTACTTTCCCGCAAGTAACCGAGAGCACAAGAATTAAGTTAGCACAACTAGGCAACGATGCTGGTATTATTGGTGCAGCTTCGTTAGCGTTGAAATTAGAAGAGTAG
- a CDS encoding rhodanese-like domain-containing protein gives MNFLQTLTLILAAILIAMGINWLYYYIQGRRSAKIIDQETFRQGMRKAQVIDVREKKEFDGSHILGARNIPYTLLNNSLASIRQDQPVYLYDTSKTLSVRAANKLRKNGYTDIYILKEGFNGWQGKKKSKKIT, from the coding sequence ATGAATTTTTTGCAAACTTTAACACTTATTTTAGCGGCTATTTTAATTGCCATGGGAATTAATTGGCTATATTATTATATTCAAGGAAGACGATCGGCTAAAATCATTGATCAAGAAACATTTCGCCAAGGGATGAGAAAAGCTCAAGTGATTGACGTTCGTGAGAAAAAAGAGTTTGATGGCAGTCATATTTTAGGTGCTAGAAATATTCCTTATACTTTATTGAATAATTCGCTGGCCTCTATTCGCCAGGACCAACCTGTTTATTTATATGATACAAGTAAGACGTTAAGCGTACGAGCTGCGAATAAATTACGTAAAAATGGTTATACAGATATTTATATCTTAAAAGAAGGCTTTAATGGCTGGCAGGGCAAGAAAAAATCCAAAAAAATAACGTAA
- the rimI gene encoding ribosomal protein S18-alanine N-acetyltransferase, whose protein sequence is MRLVNECFFPAEKLANCLFTLSRESYTFGSPWTQEQFKADICNEQSGYLVLEDTEILAYLCYHQFLDEMEIFNFAIAQKEQRKGYGHFLLENLNQIALTEQIKRIILEVRMSNQAAQKLYLKNGFDVINRRADYYVKPTEDALVMTKKVRPEKKNERIDIRN, encoded by the coding sequence ATGCGCTTAGTTAATGAATGTTTTTTTCCAGCTGAAAAATTGGCGAATTGTTTGTTTACTTTGTCTAGAGAAAGCTACACCTTTGGTTCGCCCTGGACGCAAGAACAGTTCAAAGCCGATATATGTAACGAACAAAGTGGCTATTTAGTCCTTGAGGATACGGAGATTCTAGCCTATCTGTGTTATCATCAGTTTTTAGATGAAATGGAAATTTTTAATTTTGCGATCGCGCAAAAAGAACAAAGAAAGGGTTATGGACATTTTTTGCTTGAAAATTTAAATCAAATTGCTTTAACCGAGCAAATTAAGCGAATTATTTTAGAAGTACGAATGTCCAATCAAGCTGCCCAGAAACTATATTTGAAAAATGGATTTGACGTTATCAATCGTAGGGCGGACTATTATGTAAAACCGACCGAAGATGCGTTAGTGATGACTAAAAAAGTGAGGCCAGAAAAAAAGAATGAGCGAATTGATATTAGGAATTGA
- a CDS encoding YqgQ family protein has product MDSLYDVQQLLKRFGIFVYVGKRIYDIELMNIELKKIFEARLIDQETYLKARNILTREHRIEESREDQ; this is encoded by the coding sequence ATGGATAGTTTATACGACGTACAACAACTATTAAAACGTTTTGGCATATTTGTATATGTGGGAAAACGAATCTATGATATCGAATTAATGAATATTGAATTAAAAAAAATTTTTGAAGCTCGCTTGATTGATCAAGAAACCTATCTAAAAGCTAGAAATATCTTAACAAGAGAGCATCGTATTGAAGAAAGCAGGGAGGACCAATAG
- a CDS encoding rhomboid family intramembrane serine protease: MNNFQLRRWLNQPIITYLFLGLQVLVFLISYLLPGVIETQGAMFGPFVVYYSQYWRFITPIFIHYGLMHFAVNSIVLYFMGQRLEAMYGHTRYFFLYLLSGVSGNLLSFAFNSAGVQSAGSSTALFGLFGAFVILGVHYKNNYAIQVLVRQFTLFIGISLLFNLLDSSVDIWGHVGGLLGGILLGNIFGLPQRLRDYSIHVRIISGIAFVFLVVFCLIYGFKKYQLLV; encoded by the coding sequence ATGAATAATTTTCAACTTCGTCGCTGGCTTAATCAACCGATTATTACTTATTTATTTCTGGGACTGCAAGTTTTAGTTTTTTTGATTTCGTATCTTCTTCCGGGAGTGATTGAGACCCAAGGAGCGATGTTTGGTCCATTTGTTGTATACTATTCCCAGTATTGGCGCTTTATCACACCGATATTTATCCACTATGGTCTGATGCATTTTGCCGTGAATTCGATAGTATTATATTTTATGGGTCAGCGTTTAGAAGCGATGTATGGTCACACTCGTTACTTCTTTCTTTATTTATTAAGCGGTGTTTCTGGTAATTTATTAAGCTTTGCTTTTAACTCAGCAGGCGTCCAATCAGCTGGTTCTAGCACAGCGTTATTTGGTTTGTTTGGTGCTTTTGTTATTTTAGGCGTTCATTACAAAAATAATTATGCGATTCAAGTTTTAGTTCGACAATTTACTTTATTTATCGGAATTAGCTTACTTTTTAACTTGTTAGATAGTTCAGTAGATATTTGGGGCCATGTTGGCGGACTGCTGGGTGGTATACTTTTAGGTAACATATTTGGGTTACCACAGCGTTTACGTGATTATTCGATTCATGTTCGCATTATTTCTGGTATTGCTTTTGTATTTTTGGTAGTATTTTGCCTGATCTATGGTTTTAAAAAGTATCAATTACTAGTATAA
- the galT gene encoding UDP-glucose--hexose-1-phosphate uridylyltransferase, which translates to MISQTIADFTTLAIASGGWMEMDRVYLQNRILGMIGQTQFETAEIRQSPKTSTQLMDELVEVAKNNHMVGESLSEQEIFEAQLMDFLTPPPSVVNAFFAQFYAKDPRNATDYFFKLCKNNDYIKTRAIAKNIVFPAETEYGTLEITINLSKPEKDPKQIAQEKNAEEVDYPKCQLCMENEGYKGRNNFPARTNHRIIRMNLDGESWGFQYSPYAYYNEHCIILSEEHRPMEITKKTFDRLLKIVEVLPHYFVGSNADLPIVGGSILSHDHYQGGRHTFAMEKAPIEQSFSLKKYPNVTAGIVKWPMSVIRLQAKNKEELARAAHEIFARWSVYSDEELEISAYSQDGTPHHTVTSIARKKEEGFELDLVLRDNNVSKKHPDGIFHPHKDVQHIKKENIGLIEVMGLAILPPRLESELKEVANYLLEKENEMAAYHKSWADQIKTSNSITKENVNTIIEKEVGKVFARVLEDAGVYKRDAQGQAGFERFVTTFADN; encoded by the coding sequence ATGATCAGTCAAACGATTGCTGACTTTACAACGCTTGCCATTGCGTCCGGTGGCTGGATGGAAATGGATCGCGTCTATTTACAAAACCGTATATTAGGAATGATTGGCCAGACGCAATTTGAGACTGCGGAAATCCGTCAGTCCCCCAAAACATCGACGCAATTGATGGATGAATTAGTTGAAGTTGCTAAAAATAACCATATGGTGGGTGAATCGCTTTCAGAACAAGAAATCTTTGAAGCGCAATTGATGGACTTTTTGACGCCACCACCCTCTGTTGTAAATGCTTTTTTCGCGCAATTTTATGCCAAAGATCCTAGAAATGCTACGGATTATTTTTTCAAGCTATGTAAAAACAATGATTATATTAAAACTCGCGCGATTGCTAAAAATATCGTTTTTCCAGCAGAAACGGAATATGGCACATTAGAAATCACGATTAATTTATCAAAGCCCGAAAAAGACCCTAAACAAATTGCCCAGGAAAAAAACGCCGAAGAAGTAGATTATCCTAAGTGCCAATTATGTATGGAAAACGAAGGCTATAAAGGACGTAACAATTTTCCAGCACGAACGAACCATCGAATCATCCGGATGAACTTAGATGGTGAATCATGGGGCTTTCAATATTCTCCTTATGCTTATTACAATGAACATTGTATTATTTTGTCAGAAGAGCATCGTCCGATGGAGATTACGAAAAAGACGTTTGATCGTTTACTGAAAATTGTTGAAGTATTGCCTCATTATTTTGTAGGATCGAATGCAGACTTACCTATTGTAGGGGGCTCGATTTTATCTCACGATCATTATCAAGGAGGACGGCATACTTTTGCGATGGAAAAGGCGCCTATTGAGCAATCTTTTTCACTTAAAAAATATCCTAATGTGACCGCAGGGATTGTGAAATGGCCCATGTCTGTGATCCGTCTGCAAGCAAAAAATAAAGAAGAACTTGCAAGAGCCGCCCATGAAATTTTTGCAAGATGGTCCGTTTATTCAGATGAAGAATTGGAGATTTCAGCCTACTCACAAGATGGTACGCCTCACCATACAGTAACATCAATTGCTAGAAAAAAAGAAGAAGGATTTGAACTGGACCTTGTTCTTCGTGATAATAATGTTTCTAAAAAACATCCGGATGGTATCTTCCATCCCCATAAAGATGTTCAACACATCAAAAAAGAAAATATTGGGCTGATTGAGGTCATGGGGCTAGCGATATTGCCTCCACGTTTGGAAAGCGAATTAAAAGAAGTGGCGAATTATTTGTTAGAAAAAGAAAATGAAATGGCTGCTTACCATAAATCTTGGGCAGATCAGATAAAAACAAGTAATAGTATAACTAAAGAAAACGTCAATACAATTATAGAAAAAGAAGTTGGAAAAGTATTTGCTCGTGTATTAGAAGATGCCGGAGTCTACAAAAGAGATGCGCAAGGACAAGCTGGGTTTGAACGCTTTGTAACCACTTTTGCTGACAACTAA